In Microbacterium sp. AB, a single genomic region encodes these proteins:
- a CDS encoding AMP-dependent synthetase/ligase, with amino-acid sequence MTETSTPAIVPADPSANVTDLLIERVTDTPDRPIFSVPDGADRWRDVSARTFHQDVVALAKGFVAAGVQPGDKIGFLARTTYEWSVVDFGLFFAGAVMVPVYETSSPAQIQWILSDSGATALVVESAAHAGRFEEVRGDLPLVRELWRMDEGALDVLAERGADVPDEDIERRRTIANGDDIATLIYTSGSTGRPKGCVLTHGNFVELTRNSASALSEIVLRPDASTVLFITTAHVFARFISILCVYAGVRTGHQPDTKQLVSALGSFKPTFLLAVPRVFEKVYNSAEQKTESEGRGRIFRAAAKTAVEHSRRLQDGERIGLGLKVRFALFDRLVYAKLRALMGGNVTHAISGSAPLGPRLGHFFHSLGISILEGYGLTETTAPATVNLPAKSKIGTVGPVLPGVGVRIADDGEVQVRGINVFREYWRNPEATEAAFDDEWFKTGDLGAIDDDGYLTITGRKKEIIVTAGGKNVAPTTLEDPIRANPIVGQVVVVGDQKPFIAAVVTLDPEMLPAWLATHGEATDLTLEQAAVNPTVRAEIQRTIDEANSRVSRAESIRKFIVLGTEWTEASGHLTPKLSIKRAEIMRDFAEEIAGIYETPITTTNVAIG; translated from the coding sequence GTGACCGAGACGTCGACGCCCGCGATCGTCCCCGCCGATCCCTCGGCGAACGTGACAGACCTTCTGATCGAGCGGGTGACGGACACCCCCGACCGCCCCATCTTCAGCGTGCCCGACGGCGCGGACCGATGGCGCGACGTGTCGGCCCGCACCTTCCATCAGGATGTCGTCGCGCTCGCGAAGGGCTTCGTCGCCGCCGGCGTCCAGCCCGGCGACAAGATCGGCTTCCTCGCGAGGACCACCTACGAGTGGAGCGTGGTCGACTTCGGCCTGTTCTTCGCCGGCGCGGTCATGGTGCCCGTGTACGAGACGAGCTCGCCGGCCCAGATCCAGTGGATCCTCTCCGACTCCGGGGCCACGGCGCTTGTCGTCGAGAGCGCGGCGCACGCCGGGCGGTTCGAGGAGGTGCGCGGCGACCTGCCGCTCGTGCGCGAGCTGTGGCGGATGGACGAAGGCGCCCTGGACGTGCTCGCCGAGCGCGGGGCCGACGTCCCCGACGAGGATATCGAGCGCCGGCGCACGATCGCCAACGGCGACGACATCGCGACCCTCATCTACACGTCCGGGTCGACGGGCCGTCCGAAGGGGTGCGTGCTGACCCACGGCAACTTCGTCGAGCTCACGCGCAACTCCGCCAGCGCCCTCTCGGAGATCGTGCTGCGGCCCGATGCGTCCACCGTGCTGTTCATCACGACGGCGCACGTGTTCGCGCGCTTCATCTCGATCCTCTGCGTCTACGCGGGCGTGCGCACGGGCCACCAGCCCGACACCAAGCAGCTCGTGTCCGCGCTCGGCTCGTTCAAGCCGACGTTCCTCCTCGCCGTCCCGCGCGTGTTCGAGAAGGTCTACAACTCCGCGGAGCAGAAGACCGAGTCCGAGGGCAGGGGGCGCATCTTCCGCGCGGCGGCGAAGACCGCGGTCGAGCACTCGCGTCGCCTGCAGGACGGGGAGAGGATCGGGCTGGGCCTGAAGGTCAGGTTCGCCCTCTTCGACCGGCTCGTCTACGCGAAGCTGCGCGCCCTCATGGGCGGCAACGTCACCCACGCGATCTCGGGCTCCGCCCCGCTGGGCCCGAGGCTCGGGCACTTCTTCCACAGCCTCGGGATCAGCATCCTCGAGGGATACGGCCTCACGGAGACGACGGCCCCGGCGACCGTGAACCTGCCGGCGAAGTCGAAGATCGGCACGGTGGGCCCCGTGCTCCCCGGCGTGGGCGTCCGCATCGCCGACGACGGCGAAGTGCAGGTGCGCGGCATCAACGTGTTCCGCGAGTACTGGCGGAACCCCGAGGCGACGGAGGCGGCGTTCGACGACGAGTGGTTCAAGACGGGCGACCTCGGCGCGATCGACGACGACGGCTACCTCACGATCACGGGCCGCAAGAAGGAGATCATCGTGACGGCCGGCGGCAAGAACGTCGCGCCCACGACGCTGGAGGACCCGATCCGGGCCAACCCGATCGTCGGGCAGGTGGTCGTGGTCGGCGACCAGAAGCCGTTCATCGCGGCGGTCGTGACGCTCGACCCCGAGATGCTGCCCGCCTGGCTCGCCACGCACGGCGAGGCCACGGACCTCACCCTCGAGCAGGCCGCCGTCAACCCGACGGTGCGCGCCGAGATCCAGCGGACGATCGACGAGGCGAACAGCCGCGTCTCGCGCGCGGAGTCCATCCGCAAGTTCATCGTGCTCGGCACGGAGTGGACGGAGGCGTCCGGCCACCTGACCCCGAAGCTCTCGATCAAGCGCGCGGAGATCATGCGCGACTTCGCCGAGGAGATCGCCGGCATCTACGAGACGCCGATCACGACGACGAACGTCGCGATCGGCTAG
- a CDS encoding peptide deformylase: protein MPARDIRVIGDPVLAQRCAEIGTIDDGVRALVDDLLDSVRLPGRAGVAAPQIGVGVRAFSYNVDGAVGYVLNPRVVEVRGDPVPTGEGCLSVPGLWHDALRHPYARVEGVDLDGEPVVLEGEGLFAQMLQHETDHLDGMLYLRRLAPEDRKTAMREVRERIWLA, encoded by the coding sequence GTGCCGGCGCGAGACATCCGCGTCATCGGCGACCCCGTGCTCGCCCAGCGATGCGCCGAGATCGGGACGATCGACGACGGGGTCCGCGCGCTCGTCGACGACCTCCTCGACTCCGTCCGGCTCCCCGGCAGGGCGGGCGTCGCCGCGCCGCAGATCGGCGTCGGCGTCCGGGCCTTCAGCTACAACGTCGACGGCGCCGTGGGGTACGTCCTCAACCCGCGTGTCGTCGAGGTGCGCGGCGATCCCGTGCCGACGGGCGAAGGGTGCCTGTCGGTCCCCGGGCTGTGGCACGACGCGCTGCGTCATCCGTACGCGCGTGTCGAGGGCGTCGACCTCGACGGCGAGCCGGTCGTGCTCGAGGGCGAGGGGCTCTTCGCGCAGATGCTCCAGCACGAGACCGACCACCTCGACGGCATGCTCTACCTCCGGCGCCTCGCACCCGAGGACCGCAAGACGGCCATGCGCGAGGTGCGCGAGAGGATCTGGCTGGCCTAG
- a CDS encoding nucleotide-binding protein: MNSDRNGRPDGESEDNGLLAEAGIDTTAIGILGTRTAHVRVVLPQNLEDPDDDLIDDAPRGDLRSGGIVIELPTEEPDDDLEVVTGELDEHAVAAARVATVASAADEEPAHVVDGAESAEADDTAEREPAAEETPADDGPAAENEGPGAERPSPEDPRTVDEAAADEALVDDAPADESSEDESSEDDAPAEEAPADGIPEDDERPAADVVGGKGGRDARPAHEDVLPSGYESVAVGRRRVRLEQPDDDDDTVPDGGTVPDGVAAPDVGTPAHGDETDEPAAAGEDEDMSDSPDGGPERPPITRPSFIEQPAPAPIETVAEPVSRRVGDVNRNTVRESADVLTADRLLDASAVHKPEPEGPWRQLLYRASGRLINLGDGRQARARKELTRRIAAPLSGVARFVPVLSRKGGVGKTTVTAVLGMALADARDDRVIAVDANPDRGTLAERIARPSGKTVRDLVRNRDAVNGYADMTSHVVRDETRLDVLASDTDPHVSEAFDDQDYRDVADVAAHYYSIVLTDSGTGIVHSVMGATLDLADQLIVVAGLSVDEARLASETLTWLESNGHADKVRDAVVVLNQSTAGTPLVRLDELDAHFRSRVRAVVRLPYDPQLATGSAIAYAELRPATRQAARELAARVVEGLRQQVDA, encoded by the coding sequence GTGAATTCGGACCGCAACGGGCGGCCGGACGGGGAGTCGGAAGACAACGGACTCCTCGCCGAGGCCGGAATCGACACGACCGCGATCGGCATCCTCGGCACCCGCACGGCTCACGTCCGTGTCGTGCTGCCGCAGAACCTCGAGGACCCGGACGACGACCTGATCGACGACGCGCCGCGAGGCGACCTCCGCAGCGGGGGCATCGTGATCGAGCTTCCCACGGAGGAGCCGGACGACGACCTCGAGGTCGTCACGGGGGAGCTCGACGAGCACGCCGTCGCCGCCGCTCGCGTGGCGACGGTCGCCTCGGCGGCGGACGAGGAGCCGGCTCACGTCGTCGACGGGGCGGAGTCCGCCGAGGCCGACGACACGGCGGAACGCGAGCCTGCCGCGGAGGAGACGCCGGCCGACGACGGGCCCGCCGCGGAAAACGAGGGGCCGGGCGCCGAACGGCCCTCTCCCGAGGACCCGCGCACCGTGGACGAGGCCGCCGCCGACGAGGCGCTCGTGGACGACGCCCCCGCCGATGAGTCCTCCGAGGACGAGTCCTCCGAGGACGACGCCCCCGCGGAGGAGGCCCCGGCGGATGGGATCCCCGAGGATGACGAGCGGCCCGCGGCGGACGTCGTCGGCGGCAAGGGCGGACGCGACGCGCGCCCGGCCCACGAGGACGTCCTGCCCTCCGGATACGAGTCCGTCGCCGTGGGGCGGCGCCGCGTACGGCTCGAGCAGCCGGACGACGATGACGACACCGTGCCCGACGGAGGCACCGTGCCCGACGGAGTGGCGGCGCCCGACGTCGGGACGCCCGCCCACGGTGACGAGACCGACGAGCCCGCAGCCGCGGGAGAAGACGAGGACATGTCCGATTCCCCCGACGGCGGGCCCGAGCGGCCGCCGATCACCAGACCGTCGTTCATCGAGCAGCCGGCGCCGGCGCCGATCGAGACCGTGGCGGAGCCCGTCTCCCGTCGCGTCGGCGATGTGAACCGGAACACGGTGCGCGAGAGCGCCGACGTCCTGACGGCCGATCGTCTGCTCGACGCGAGCGCCGTGCACAAGCCCGAGCCGGAGGGGCCGTGGCGGCAGCTGCTGTACCGCGCCTCGGGCCGTCTCATCAACCTGGGGGACGGCAGGCAGGCGCGTGCGCGGAAGGAGCTGACGCGGCGGATCGCCGCCCCCCTCAGCGGCGTCGCGCGGTTCGTCCCCGTCCTCAGCCGCAAGGGCGGAGTGGGCAAGACGACCGTGACGGCTGTCCTCGGCATGGCGCTCGCGGATGCACGGGACGACCGGGTGATCGCCGTCGACGCGAACCCCGACCGCGGCACCCTCGCCGAGCGGATCGCACGGCCGAGCGGGAAGACCGTCCGCGACCTCGTGCGCAACCGCGACGCGGTGAACGGCTACGCCGACATGACCAGCCATGTCGTGCGCGACGAGACGCGGCTCGACGTGCTCGCGTCCGACACCGACCCGCACGTGTCCGAGGCGTTCGACGACCAGGACTATCGCGATGTCGCCGACGTCGCCGCGCACTACTACTCGATCGTGCTCACCGACTCCGGCACGGGCATCGTCCACTCGGTGATGGGCGCGACGCTCGATCTCGCGGATCAGCTGATCGTCGTCGCCGGTCTCAGCGTCGACGAGGCGCGTCTCGCGAGCGAGACGCTGACCTGGCTCGAGTCGAACGGCCACGCCGACAAGGTGCGCGACGCCGTCGTCGTCCTCAACCAGTCGACCGCGGGCACGCCGCTCGTGCGCCTGGACGAGCTCGACGCCCATTTCCGCAGCCGTGTGCGCGCCGTCGTGCGTCTGCCCTACGATCCGCAGCTCGCCACCGGCAGCGCGATCGCGTACGCCGAGCTGCGGCCCGCCACCCGGCAGGCGGCGCGCGAGCTCGCCGCGCGTGTCGTGGAGGGCCTCCGTCAGCAGGTGGACGCTTAG
- a CDS encoding pyruvate carboxylase, producing the protein MFSKVLVANRGEIAIRAFRAAYELGARTVAVFPYEDRNSLHRLKADEAYQIGEEGHPVRAYLDVDEIVRVARESGADAIYPGYGFLSENPELAAKAAEHGIAFIGPSAAVLEMAGNKVTAKDHAIAAGVPVLRSTPASDDVDALVAQADDIGFPLFAKAVAGGGGRGMRRVETKDELAPALAEAMREADSAFGDPRMFLEQAVLRPRHVEVQILADKTGETVHLFERDCSVQRRHQKVIEIAPAPNLDDEVRTELHRHAVAFARSIGYENAGTVEFLLETSGPRSGEIVFIEMNPRIQVEHTVTEEVTDADLVQAQMRIASGETLAGIGLRQEDIRLHGAALQCRITTEDPAQGFRPDTGKITTYRSPGGAGIRLDGGTTAAGSQVSPHFDSMLAKLTCRGRDHTAAVRRARRALAEFRIRGVATNIPFLQAVLEDPAFLAGDLSTSFIDERPDLVRGRESKDRGTKILNWLVDVTVNKPHGENPIAIDPRVKLPSIDLSAEPAAGSRQRLLELGPVGFARALREQKALAVTETTFRDAHQSLLATRVRTKDLLGVAPHVARLTPQLLSVEAWGGATYDVALRFLGEDPWERLAKLRESLPNIAIQMLLRGRNTVGYTPYPAEVTDAFVREAAATGIDVFRIFDALNDVSQMRPAIDAVLETGTTVAEVAVCYTGDLLNPAEDLYTLDYYLGLAEQIAEAGAHVLAIKDMAGLLRPAAAAKLVEAFRANFELPVHVHTHDTPGGQLATLLAASAAGADAVDAASAAMAGTTSQPSLSSLVAALVHTERDTGLGLQAVSDLEPYWEAVRHLYRPFESGLAGPTGRVYAHEIPGGQLSNLRQQAIALGLADDFELIEDMYAAANEILGRVPKVTPSSKVVGDLALHLAAVRADPADFAANPEKYDVPDSVVGFMAGELGDLPGGWPEPFRSKVLAGREVKIGVTPITAEDREALDADPATRRATLNRLLFPQPTRIYEEVRETYGDLSVLDTADYLYGLTPGREHVIALERGVELFAGLESIGAVDDKGFRSVMTTLNGQLRPLSARDRGVAVEEREAEKADLSRPGQVAAPFSGVVTVKVEPGDRVVAGQPVASIEAMKMEAAITASVDGRVERIAIPATAQVEAGDLLVVISPAE; encoded by the coding sequence ATGTTCTCGAAGGTTCTCGTGGCCAACCGTGGCGAGATCGCCATCCGCGCGTTCCGCGCGGCGTACGAGCTCGGAGCCCGCACGGTCGCGGTCTTCCCGTACGAGGACCGCAACTCGCTCCACCGCCTCAAGGCGGACGAGGCGTATCAGATCGGAGAGGAGGGTCATCCGGTCCGCGCGTACCTCGACGTGGACGAGATCGTCCGCGTCGCGCGGGAGTCGGGAGCGGACGCGATCTACCCCGGCTACGGCTTCCTCTCCGAGAACCCCGAGCTCGCGGCGAAGGCCGCGGAGCACGGCATCGCCTTCATCGGCCCGTCCGCCGCCGTCCTCGAGATGGCGGGGAACAAGGTCACGGCGAAGGACCACGCGATCGCCGCCGGGGTGCCGGTGCTGCGTTCGACGCCGGCCTCGGACGACGTCGACGCGCTCGTCGCGCAGGCGGACGACATCGGCTTCCCGCTCTTCGCGAAGGCCGTCGCGGGCGGAGGCGGCCGGGGCATGCGCCGCGTCGAGACGAAGGACGAGCTCGCGCCCGCGCTCGCCGAGGCGATGCGCGAGGCCGACAGCGCCTTCGGGGATCCCCGCATGTTCCTCGAGCAGGCCGTGCTGCGCCCCCGGCACGTCGAGGTCCAGATCCTCGCCGACAAGACCGGGGAGACCGTCCATCTGTTCGAGCGGGACTGCTCGGTCCAGCGCCGTCATCAGAAGGTCATCGAGATCGCGCCCGCTCCGAACCTCGACGACGAGGTCCGCACCGAGCTGCACCGTCACGCCGTCGCCTTCGCGCGCTCCATCGGGTACGAGAACGCGGGGACCGTGGAGTTCCTCCTCGAGACCTCGGGCCCCCGGTCGGGAGAGATCGTCTTCATCGAGATGAACCCCCGTATCCAGGTGGAGCACACCGTGACGGAGGAGGTCACGGACGCCGACCTCGTGCAGGCGCAGATGCGCATCGCCTCGGGCGAGACGCTCGCCGGCATCGGGCTCCGCCAGGAGGACATCCGCCTGCACGGGGCGGCGCTCCAGTGCCGCATCACGACGGAGGACCCCGCTCAGGGCTTCCGCCCCGACACCGGCAAGATCACGACCTACCGCTCGCCGGGCGGCGCGGGCATCCGCCTCGACGGCGGCACGACGGCGGCGGGCTCACAGGTGAGCCCGCACTTCGACTCGATGCTCGCCAAGCTCACGTGCCGCGGCCGCGACCACACCGCCGCGGTCCGCCGGGCCCGTCGCGCGCTGGCCGAGTTCCGCATCCGCGGCGTCGCGACGAACATCCCCTTCCTGCAGGCCGTGCTGGAGGACCCCGCCTTCCTCGCGGGCGATCTGTCCACCTCCTTCATCGACGAGCGGCCGGATCTCGTCCGCGGACGCGAGTCGAAGGACCGGGGCACCAAGATCCTGAACTGGCTCGTCGACGTGACCGTCAACAAGCCCCACGGCGAGAACCCGATCGCGATCGACCCGCGTGTGAAGCTGCCGTCGATCGACCTCTCCGCCGAGCCCGCAGCAGGGTCGCGGCAGAGGCTGCTCGAGCTCGGTCCCGTCGGCTTCGCCCGCGCTCTGCGCGAGCAGAAGGCCCTCGCCGTCACCGAGACCACGTTCCGCGACGCGCACCAGTCGCTGCTGGCCACGCGCGTGCGCACGAAGGACCTGCTGGGCGTCGCCCCGCATGTGGCGCGTCTCACCCCGCAGCTGCTCTCCGTCGAGGCCTGGGGCGGCGCGACATACGACGTCGCGCTCCGCTTCCTCGGGGAGGACCCCTGGGAGCGTCTGGCGAAGCTGCGCGAGTCCCTGCCGAACATCGCCATCCAGATGCTCCTGCGGGGGCGCAACACGGTGGGGTACACGCCCTACCCCGCCGAGGTCACCGACGCGTTCGTCAGGGAGGCGGCGGCGACGGGCATCGACGTCTTCCGCATCTTCGACGCGCTCAACGACGTCTCGCAGATGCGCCCGGCGATCGACGCCGTCCTCGAGACCGGCACCACGGTCGCGGAGGTCGCCGTCTGCTACACCGGCGACCTCCTGAACCCGGCGGAGGACCTCTACACGCTCGACTACTACCTCGGCCTGGCCGAGCAGATCGCCGAGGCGGGCGCGCACGTCCTCGCCATCAAGGACATGGCGGGGCTGCTGCGGCCGGCCGCGGCGGCGAAGCTCGTCGAGGCGTTCCGGGCGAACTTCGAGCTGCCGGTGCACGTGCACACCCACGACACGCCCGGCGGGCAGCTCGCGACCCTGCTCGCGGCCAGCGCCGCGGGCGCGGACGCCGTCGACGCGGCCTCGGCGGCGATGGCGGGCACGACGAGCCAGCCCTCGCTCTCGTCGCTCGTGGCCGCTCTCGTCCACACCGAGCGCGACACCGGCCTGGGCCTCCAGGCGGTCTCCGATCTGGAGCCCTACTGGGAGGCGGTGCGGCACCTGTACCGCCCGTTCGAGTCGGGACTGGCGGGACCGACGGGCCGCGTCTACGCGCACGAGATCCCGGGCGGCCAGCTCTCGAACCTGCGTCAGCAGGCGATCGCGCTCGGCCTCGCCGACGACTTCGAGCTCATCGAGGACATGTACGCCGCGGCGAACGAGATCCTCGGACGGGTCCCCAAGGTGACCCCGTCGTCGAAGGTGGTCGGCGACCTCGCCCTGCATCTCGCCGCGGTCAGGGCCGATCCCGCCGACTTCGCCGCCAACCCGGAGAAGTACGACGTGCCCGACTCGGTCGTGGGGTTCATGGCGGGCGAGCTCGGCGATCTGCCGGGCGGATGGCCGGAGCCCTTCCGCTCGAAGGTGCTCGCGGGCCGCGAGGTCAAGATCGGCGTCACCCCCATCACGGCGGAGGACCGGGAGGCGCTCGACGCGGATCCGGCCACGCGCCGGGCGACGCTCAACAGGCTGCTCTTCCCGCAGCCGACCCGCATCTACGAGGAGGTGCGCGAGACGTACGGCGACCTGTCGGTGCTCGACACCGCCGACTACCTCTACGGGCTGACCCCCGGCCGGGAGCACGTGATCGCCCTCGAGCGCGGCGTCGAGCTCTTCGCGGGGCTCGAGTCGATCGGCGCCGTCGACGACAAGGGCTTCCGCTCCGTCATGACCACCCTCAACGGCCAGCTGCGCCCGCTCTCGGCGCGCGACCGCGGCGTCGCGGTGGAGGAGCGCGAGGCCGAGAAGGCCGACCTCAGCCGACCGGGACAGGTCGCCGCCCCGTTCTCCGGCGTCGTCACCGTCAAGGTCGAGCCGGGGGACCGCGTCGTCGCGGGCCAGCCGGTCGCCTCGATCGAGGCGATGAAGATGGAGGCGGCCATCACGGCATCCGTCGACGGCCGGGTCGAGCGCATCGCGATCCCCGCCACCGCGCAGGTGGAGGCGGGCGACCTTTTGGTCGTCATCAGCCCCGCCGAGTAG
- a CDS encoding ParA family protein: MHVLSVSSLKGGVGKTTVTLGLASAAFSRGIRTLVVDLDPQSDVSTGLDIQIAGHLNVADVLENPKEKVVRQAITASGWTKVHAGVIDVLIGSPSAINYDGPHPTVRDVWKLEEALASVEADYDLVLIDCAPSLNALTRTAWAASDRVAVVTEPGLFSVAAADRALRAIEEIRRGLSPRLQPLGIVVNRVRPQSIEHQFRIKELRDMFGPLVLSPQLPERTSLQQAQGAAKPLHVWPGESAQELADDFDQLLDRIIRAGRIAAAEKGAPVAE; encoded by the coding sequence GTGCACGTACTCAGCGTCAGCTCTCTCAAGGGAGGCGTCGGCAAGACGACCGTGACCCTCGGGCTCGCCTCAGCGGCTTTCTCGCGAGGCATCCGGACGCTCGTCGTCGACCTCGACCCCCAGTCCGATGTGTCGACCGGCCTCGACATCCAGATCGCAGGCCATCTCAACGTCGCCGACGTGCTGGAGAACCCCAAGGAGAAGGTGGTCCGCCAGGCGATCACGGCCAGCGGATGGACCAAGGTGCACGCGGGCGTCATCGACGTCCTCATCGGCAGCCCGTCGGCCATCAACTACGACGGCCCGCATCCGACCGTCCGCGACGTCTGGAAGCTCGAGGAGGCCCTCGCATCGGTCGAGGCCGACTACGACCTCGTGCTCATCGACTGCGCGCCGTCTCTCAACGCGCTCACGCGCACGGCATGGGCCGCGAGCGACCGCGTCGCCGTCGTGACGGAGCCCGGCCTCTTCTCGGTCGCCGCCGCCGACCGCGCGCTCCGTGCGATCGAGGAGATCCGCCGCGGGCTCTCCCCCCGCCTGCAGCCGCTCGGCATCGTCGTCAACCGCGTACGTCCGCAGTCGATCGAGCACCAGTTCCGCATCAAGGAGCTGCGCGACATGTTCGGCCCCCTCGTGCTCTCCCCGCAGCTGCCGGAGCGGACCTCGCTGCAGCAGGCGCAGGGCGCCGCCAAGCCGCTTCACGTCTGGCCGGGCGAGTCGGCGCAGGAGCTCGCGGACGACTTCGACCAGCTCCTCGACCGGATCATCCGTGCCGGCCGCATCGCCGCCGCGGAGAAGGGCGCGCCCGTCGCCGAATAG
- a CDS encoding MerR family transcriptional regulator, which produces MAEDPVGNGFTAEVLFTDGLPQLDPQTGYRGAVAARAAGITYRQLDYWARTELVVPTVRGASGSGSQRLYGFRDILVLKLVKRLLDTGISLQQIRIAVEQLRVSGIRDLAGTTLMSDGASVYLCTSNDEVIDLVSRGQGVFGIAVGRVLREVESTLVDFDPTAPDPVDELAARRSQRSA; this is translated from the coding sequence ATGGCTGAGGATCCCGTAGGGAACGGCTTCACCGCCGAGGTGCTCTTCACCGACGGCCTGCCCCAGCTCGACCCGCAGACCGGCTACCGGGGTGCGGTGGCGGCGCGCGCGGCCGGCATCACGTACCGTCAGCTCGACTACTGGGCGCGCACCGAGCTCGTCGTGCCGACCGTGCGAGGCGCGTCGGGGTCCGGCTCGCAGCGGCTCTACGGCTTCCGCGACATCCTGGTGCTCAAGCTCGTCAAGCGGCTCCTCGACACCGGCATCTCGCTCCAGCAGATCCGCATCGCCGTCGAGCAGCTGCGCGTCTCCGGCATCCGCGATCTCGCCGGCACCACGCTCATGAGCGACGGCGCCTCGGTCTACCTCTGCACGTCGAACGACGAGGTCATCGACCTCGTGAGCCGCGGCCAGGGCGTCTTCGGGATCGCGGTCGGCCGCGTGCTGCGCGAGGTGGAGTCGACGCTCGTCGACTTCGATCCCACGGCTCCCGACCCCGTCGACGAGCTCGCCGCCCGCCGGTCGCAGCGCTCCGCCTGA
- the ftsR gene encoding transcriptional regulator FtsR → MAAAAAERSASAALLSIGQVLAKLTPDFPNLTSSKLRYLEEQGIVSPRRTQSGYRKFSPEDVERLRLGLVLQRDHYLPLSVIRAHLDDVEANGGGQLPLPTSIHSATRSVTRADLLAAAGAAPQLLNDAISIGLIQASDAYDEHAVALMRALVALDRHGIEPRHLRAVRQSADRDADLVDKALTPLIRRSDARSRAKAGELGPELAARLDEVRGIFVRQALSRILP, encoded by the coding sequence ATGGCGGCCGCTGCCGCGGAGAGAAGTGCGTCGGCGGCGCTGCTGAGCATCGGCCAGGTGCTCGCGAAGCTCACGCCGGACTTCCCGAACCTCACGTCGAGCAAGCTCCGCTACCTCGAGGAGCAGGGCATCGTGTCGCCGAGGCGCACGCAGTCCGGCTACCGGAAGTTCTCGCCGGAGGACGTCGAGCGACTGCGGCTCGGTCTCGTGCTGCAGCGCGACCACTATCTGCCCCTCAGCGTCATCAGAGCGCACCTCGACGACGTCGAGGCGAACGGCGGGGGCCAGCTGCCGCTGCCGACGTCCATCCACTCGGCGACGCGGAGCGTCACGCGAGCCGATCTGCTCGCCGCCGCCGGCGCGGCCCCCCAGCTGCTGAACGATGCGATCAGCATCGGCCTCATCCAGGCGTCGGACGCCTATGACGAGCATGCCGTCGCGCTCATGCGCGCGCTCGTCGCGCTCGATCGGCACGGCATCGAGCCACGCCATCTGCGCGCCGTCCGGCAGAGCGCCGACCGGGACGCCGACCTCGTCGACAAGGCGCTCACGCCGCTCATCCGCCGCTCCGACGCGCGCTCGCGGGCGAAGGCGGGCGAGCTCGGACCCGAGCTCGCCGCGCGACTCGACGAGGTGCGGGGGATCTTCGTGAGGCAGGCGCTGTCGCGCATCCTGCCGTGA
- a CDS encoding FHA domain-containing protein, translating to MRRDAGSSSAGHDGSGDVTQTFGHEADLSFVPFAGELSSSELEAVGALPSGAALLLVRSGPTAGSRYLLDADVTTAGRHPEADIFLDDVTVSRRHAEVTRDRTVFEIIDQRSLNGTYVDGERVDRAVLRNGAEVRIGKFRFNFFASPRDLPGAGA from the coding sequence ATCCGGCGAGACGCCGGCTCCTCGTCGGCGGGCCACGACGGGTCGGGGGACGTCACCCAGACATTCGGCCACGAGGCCGATCTGTCGTTCGTGCCGTTCGCGGGCGAGCTGTCGTCCTCGGAGCTCGAGGCGGTGGGGGCGCTGCCCTCCGGAGCGGCGCTCCTCCTCGTGCGCTCCGGCCCGACGGCGGGATCGCGCTACCTGCTCGACGCCGACGTGACCACGGCCGGCCGTCATCCCGAGGCCGACATCTTCCTCGACGACGTGACGGTGTCGCGTCGTCACGCGGAGGTCACGCGCGACCGCACGGTCTTCGAGATCATCGATCAGCGTTCCCTCAACGGCACCTACGTCGACGGGGAACGCGTCGATCGCGCGGTGCTGCGCAACGGTGCGGAGGTGCGCATCGGCAAGTTCCGTTTCAACTTCTTCGCCTCCCCCCGAGATCTTCCGGGGGCCGGCGCCTGA